One region of Culex pipiens pallens isolate TS chromosome 2, TS_CPP_V2, whole genome shotgun sequence genomic DNA includes:
- the LOC120426894 gene encoding uncharacterized protein LOC120426894 produces MVGPGTLFFSSTGIFLHIWKNPPHYDTYKLLIDKRQLLTYLEAAANELKKIVALPCYNLTPSPSPPPSLCSPSSPTPSSKRFRWSLDLNRDLMFCYYVVTGGGQNTIGYRSRLQDLWCSRQTSYGHLTEQNLLSQLRRIQRDHLLPEDVLRKVRTEANEYEFDYHCSRSRPLKISDKNRKVFRKMAKNYSRMKELHSINRALSYVNSVVDMKFCASREIDVLAMKRVVQVLGETIRSSRDMPNIGRHLTSFLSILIPRYFLSDTKVRHYLSHCRRDFSSLLETMDEEVDYAELHRNLKILRNLLLYIQNLGYILAIKTLMNRLYDSKCLEEIKSYYAYIFRNNSTDLLKDLEFAPFLLLEIDTIIDSIAQHLPTTKLSDRFEKIKLSIRKEIDSYKSLHNHFTNAILLFDCIVSKIKSNHNHDKIKHLFRSHLRVFQLDRKINTLFLNRLKSNLLTFLHEDLPSINDDQIESRIILLVTRIQHAIDTHQTNLPKPATDNSRISFFPSVDDITDLINRLEKRTGRSLTTLAQDPLFQKAKDYPEKRYDLLRQCLQKHKIAIDSIILQDLKQEDQKLIDAKISQMQALFMDQNMNLRAFDRTEEIAFEMLMLEATWALSSKLLNNAESISGYVPVLTGRNMRNYLAHGGLTYEVLIPNTSSKTILQNALSVMKLSKNIISEIYERHSWSFADRLECLQRQSDTLEGFRIQSCVEILDTIKAEQYLIGQDHLHRGVVDRLVQTQSCLLLGHLLDLRNVDELLKILSHLMEDVKVIPCNVKFHDLLTNLTARIRFCFNLALLTNEEDVLLKIASDFGYDQIEAIPMIFTFDKLFTSFLENHPDYDVNTESNAEVLHYAVLSGNVELLNLLLDQCEDLNQQDAYSQTPLDVACKLSNVDMIKSLTNAGAKWYSKNASQYTWLFLNNDHEAIIFLKNNDLLDEKIAKSCINLFLQYCEDDKEEMVEFMLNYVEYTSLYPLAARHRRLHALNYMIANDPRVKTNINRKDSFGQTALQISCHRGYREIAVLLLNHSGNPNLQDVAGNTCLHLAIENGDTKIVRLLLKHHVKVETKNLLGKTSLDLAVELGNLSIVRMLLKHKRSLKAVQIPECLHSLEIMYLLKKANLQYKLEAEDCLTPLHIASDEGRIRVLLNFFEVDTQTSKYLDTPLHIACLTNQTDAVRVLLKYGANHNLLNSNGLSPLHFAVINQNTDMVRMLTCHSNLLDPRHVNSAMTISIQKGYLEIADILLNCGADISLIAESIAPQQYLLHAAARSGFVSILRYLLQGHTLNVNGPDSTGSTPLFHAVTSADIQTVELLLQHGADVEHTNKSGQNVISTAAMFDRLDIIRYLINNFPNITPFILAPYVAQNRCLHIAVLKGSLEMVHYFIKLHKDNNFHLNHRNQEGFTALHISAQTGSVRIFQLLLDSGADPSIPLTNKQSILHTAVSNNNLAIARILLTRALIDVNALDDDRRTILHYSVYSRNPSAVRELLKIRGLHINGQDRLGNSALHLAAEHQYVDIYNLLQKRIDNSLMNQDGKRAIDILLRK; encoded by the exons ATGGTGGGTCCAG GAACTCTTTTCTTTTCTTCCACAGGAATCTTTTTGCACATCTGGAAAAATCCACCCCATTACGACACGTACAAATTGCTGATCGACAAGCGCCAGTTGCTGACATACCTGGAAGCAGCCGCCAACGAGTTGAAGAAAATAGTCGCTCTACCGTGCTACAATTTGACGCCATCACCAAGTCCTCCACCGTCCTTGTGCTCCCCGTCATCCCCAACTCCATCCTCGAAACGTTTCCGGTGGTCCCTGGATCTGAACCGTGACCTCATGTTCTGCTATTACGTCGTTACCGGAGGAGGTCAGAACACCATCGGCTACCGAAGTCGTCTCCAGGACCTCTGGTGTTCACGACAGACCTCGTACGGACACCTCACCGAACAGAACCTGCTGAGTCAACTGCGGCGGATTCAACGGGATCACCTGCTGCCGGAAGATGTCCTGCGGAAGGTGCGCACCGAGGCTAACGAGTACGAGTTCGACTATCACTGTTCCAGGTCACGGCCGCTGAAGATCTCCGACAAGAATCGAAAGGTTTTCCGCAAAATGGCGAAAAACTACAGCCGCATGAAGGAACTTCACTCGATCAACCGAGCCCTCAGCTATGTGAACTCGGTTGTAGACATGAAGTTCTGTGCCAGTCGCGAAATTGACGTGCTAGCCATGAAGCGGGTCGTGCAAGTTCTAGGTGAAACCATCCGAAGTAGTAGAGATATGCCCAACATTGGGCGCCATTTGACTAGCTTTCTCAGCATTTTGATTCCGAGGTACTTTCTAAGCGATACCAAAGTACGTCACTATCTGTCGCACTGCCGTAGAGATTTCTCCTCCTTGCTGGAAACAATGGACGAAGAGGTCGACTACGCCGAGCTGCATCgtaatcttaaaattttgagaaatcttCTCTTGTACATACAAAACTTGGGCTACATATTAGCGATCAAAACCCTAATGAACCGTCTGTATGATAGTAAATGTTTAGAGGAAATCAAATCGTACTACGCTTACATTTTCCGCAACAACTCGACGGATCTTCTCAAAGATTTAGAATTTGCACCGTTCCTACTGCTGGAAATTGACACGATCATAGACTCGATCGCACAGCATCTGCCCACCACCAAGCTAAGCGATCGTTTCGAAAAGATCAAACTCAGCATCAGAAAGGAAATTGACAGCTACAAATCTCTTCACAATCATTTCACCAACGCAATCCTACTGTTTGACTGTATCGTATCCAAAATCAAATCCAATCACAATCATGATAAAATCAAACACCTCTTTCGATCACATCTGCGAGTTTTCCAACTCGACAGAAAAATCAATACCCTCTTCCTTAACCGACTCAAATCCAACCTTCTTACATTTCTGCACGAAGATCTTCCGTCGATCAACGACGATCAGATTGAATCAAGAATAATCCTTCTCGTTACTCGCATTCAGCATGCCATTGATACACATCAAACAAACCTCCCCAAACCCGCAACAGACAATTCAAGAATATCCTTCTTTCCCTCAGTAGATGACATCACGGATCTTATCAATCGACTCGAAAAACGTACAGGTCGATCATTAACCACACTAGCTCAAGATCCACTGTTTCAAAAAGCGAAAGATTACCCCGAAAAACGGTACGACCTCCTACGACAGTGTCTGCAAAAGCACAAAATTGCCATAGATTCAATCATCCTACAAGATCTCAAGCAGGAAGACCAAAAACTGATCGATGCAAAGATATCCCAAATGCAAGCGCTATTCATGGACCAAAACATGAATCTGCGAGCATTCGATCGGACAGAGGAGATCGCGTTCGAGATGCTGATGCTCGAAGCGACCTGGGCACTGTCCTCAAAGTTGCTAAACAACGCCGAAAGCATATCTGGTTACGTCCCCGTCCTAACCGGTCGTAACATGAGAAACTATCTGGCCCATGGAGGACTAACGTACGAAGTGCTCATCCCCAATACCAGCTCGAAAACGATTCTTCAAAACGCGCTCAGCGTTATGAAACTCTCGAAGAACATCATCTCCGAGATCTACGAGCGCCACAGCTGGAGCTTTGCAGATCGCTTGGAGTGTCTTCAACGTCAGAGCGATACGCTGGAGGGGTTTCGGATACAAAGCTGCGTTGAAATACTGGACACCATAAAGGCGGAGCAATACTTGATCGGACAGGATCATCTGCACCGGGGAGTTGTGGATCGGCTGGTTCAAACGCAGAGTTGCCTACTGTTGGGACACTTGCTCGACCTACGCAACGTTGACGAGCTGCTGAAGATTCTCTCCCATCTCATGGAGGACGTTAAAGTCATTCCCTGCAACGTCAAGTTCCACGATCTGCTGACGAACCTGACCGCGAGAATACGCTTTTGCTTCAACCTTGCCTTGCTCACCAACGAAGAGGACGTACTGCTGAAAATTGCGTCCGACTTTGGTTACGACCAGATCGAAGCGATCCCGATGATCTTCACGTTCGACAAGCTTTTCACAAGCTTCCTGGAGAATCACCCGGATTACGACGTGAATACCGAATCGAACGCAGAAGTCCTACATTACGCGGTACTGTCGGGGAATGTCGAACTACTGAACCTGCTGCTGGATCAATGCGAAGATCTGAACCAACAGGACGCCTACAGTCAAACACCGCTCGATGTGGCATGCAAGCTAAGTAACGTAGACATGATCAAATCGCTTACCAATGCCGGTGCGAAATGGTACTCGAAAAATGCCAGTCAGTACACGTGGTTGTTTTTGAACAATGATCACGAAGcgatcatatttttaaagaacaatGACTTGCTTGACGAGAAAATTGCAAAGAGTTGTATCAATCTGTTTCTGCAGTACTGTGAAGATGATAAGGAAGAAATGGTGGAGTTTATGCTAAATTATGTAGAATACACAAGTCTTTACCCTTTAGCTGCGCGGCATCGAAGGCTTCACGCACTGAATTACATGATCGCCAATGATCCAAGGGTGAAGACCAACATCAACCGGAAAGATTCGTTTGGTCAGACCGCGCTGCAGATATCTTGTCACAGGGGGTACCGGGAGATTGCCGTGCTTTTGCTGAATCACAGCGGTAATCCAAACCTACAGGACGTGGCAGGAAACACTTGCCTTCACTTAGCAATCGAAAATGGTGATACCAAGATTGTTCGTTTGCTTTTAAAGCATCACGTGAAAGTTGAGACAAAAAATCTGCTGGGAAAAACTTCGCTCGATCTTGCCGTCGAGTTGGGAAATCTTAGTATAGTCCGAATGCTTCTAAAACACAAACGATCGCTGAAAGCTGTCCAGATTCCGGAGTGTCTGCACTCCTTGGAGATTATGTATCTGCTGAAAAAGGCAAATTTACAGTACAAATTAGAAGCTGAAGACTGTTTGACACCACTGCACATTGCCAGCGATGAAGGACGAATACGAGTCCTGTTGAACTTCTTTGAAGTTGATACGCAAACTTCCAAGTATTTAGACACTCCTTTGCATATAGCCTGTCTAACCAATCAAACCGACGCGGTGCGTGTTTTGTTGAAGTATGGAGCCAACCACAATCTGCTGAACTCCAACGGCTTATCGCCGCTTCATTTCGCTGTGATTAATCAGAACACAGATATGGTCCGAATGCTCACTTGTCACAGTAATCTCCTCGATCCGAGACACGTCAATTCAGCTATGACAATCTCAATTCAAAAAGGATATCTGGAGATTGCCGATATCCTTCTGAACTGTGGTGCAGATATATCATTGATTGCTGAATCAATAGCTCCACAGCAATATCTGCTTCATGCTGCTGCACGCTCTGGTTTTGTAAGCATTCTACGCTACCTGCTTCAAGGGCATACCTTGAACGTCAACGGGCCAGATTCGACCGGATCAACTCCACTCTTCCACGCGGTGACCAGCGCAGACATTCAAACAGTTGAACTCCTTCTACAGCACGGTGCTGACGTTGAACACACGAACAAGTCAGGTCAGAACGTAATTTCTACAGCAGCGATGTTCGATCGACTGGACATCATTCGCTACCTGATCAACAACTTCCCAAACATAACCCCGTTCATCCTAGCTCCGTACGTAGCACAGAACCGTTGCCTTCACATTGCTGTTCTGAAGGGATCCCTCGAGATGGTTCACTATTTTATCAAACTGCacaaagacaacaacttccatcTGAACCATCGCAACCAGGAAGGCTTCACGGCGCTTCACATCAGTGCCCAAACCGGAAGCGTACGGATATTCCAACTCCTGCTGGACAGCGGTGCCGATCCGAGCATCCCTCTCACCAACAAACAGTCCATTCTGCACACGGCAGTCTCGAACAATAATCTCGCCATTGCGAGGATCTTGCTTACGCGAGCGTTGATCGACGTGAATGCGCTGGACGATGACCGGCGAACGATTCTGCACTATTCTGTGTACTCGCGCAATCCCAGCGCCGTACGAGAGCTGCTCAAGATCCGGGGCCTGCACATCAATGGCCAAGATCGGCTGGGCAATAGTGCGTTGCACTTGGCCGCAGAACATCAGTACGTTGATATTTACAACTTGTTGCAGAAGCGAATCGATAACAGTCTGATGAATCAGGACGGGAAACGTGCAATCGACATCTTGTTGAGAAAGTAG